In one Perca fluviatilis chromosome 7, GENO_Pfluv_1.0, whole genome shotgun sequence genomic region, the following are encoded:
- the tmem106ba gene encoding transmembrane protein 106Ba: MGKFHSHLAHPKDESQDALTASGEYRDGEEDGKNGDVSQFPYVEFTGRDSVTCPTCQGTGRIPRGQENQLVALIPYSDQRLRPSRTKLYVTISVVLCLLLSGLAVFFLFPRSIDVSYVGVKSAYVSYDLEKRIVYLNITSTLNITNNNYYTISVTNITAQVQFSKTVIGKAKFNNSSVIIPLDERQIDYTVPTTIADEMSYMFDYCTLPTIKVHNIVVMMQVTVTTSYFGHAEQVSQEMYQYVDCGGNTTSLHGHVQVYK, encoded by the exons ATGGGCAAGTTCCATTCTCACTTGGCCCACCCCAAAGACGAGAGTCAGGACGCACTGACGGCTTCTGGAGAGTACAGAGACGGCGAGGAGGATGGAAAGAACGGAGACGTATCTCAGTTCCCCTACGTGGAGTTCACTGGACGGGACAGCGTCACGTGCCCGACATGTCAGGGCACCGGCAGAATACCAAGAG GTCAAGAGAATCAGCTCGTGGCTCTGATTCCATACAGCGACCAAAGGCTCAGGCCGAGCAGGAC AAAGCTGTATGTCACGATATCAGTGGTACTTTGCCTGCTGCTGTCTGGCCTGGCTGTTTTCTTCCTATTCCCTCGCTCTATTGATGTCTCCTATGTGGGAGTGAAGTCCGCCTACGTCTCCTATGACTTGGAGAAACGCATTGTTTATCTCAACATCACA AGCACTCTGAACATCACCAATAACAACTACTACACCATATCTGTGACCAACATCACAGCCCAAGTGCAATTCTCCAAGACGGTGATCGGGAAGGCCAAGTTCAACAACAGCTCAGTGATCATACCACTGGATGAACGGCAG ATTGACTACACAGTTCCCACCACCATCGCTGATGAGATGAGTTATATGTT TGACTACTGCACCTTGCCAACCATTAAAGTTCACAACATAGTGGTCATGATGCA GGTGACTGTGACTACGTCATACTTTGGCCATGCGGAGCAGGTCTCCCAGGAGATGTACCAGTACGTGGACTGTGGGGGGAACACCACCTCCTTGCATGGACATGTGCAGGTCTACAAATAA